In Halalkalicoccus sp. CG83, a single genomic region encodes these proteins:
- a CDS encoding AbrB/MazE/SpoVT family DNA-binding domain-containing protein, with amino-acid sequence MADTTLDDRGRLTLPKELRERYGERYHIVELHDGIKLVPLADDPLATLRDEFANVEKSADELRDEARDVALDEAGR; translated from the coding sequence ATGGCGGACACAACACTCGATGACCGTGGCCGCCTCACACTTCCAAAGGAGCTCCGAGAGCGATACGGGGAGCGGTACCATATCGTCGAACTGCACGACGGAATCAAGCTCGTTCCCCTCGCGGACGATCCGCTTGCAACGCTTCGAGACGAGTTCGCGAATGTCGAAAAATCAGCCGACGAGCTCCGAGATGAGGCGCGAGACGTAGCACTCGACGAGGCCGGACGCTGA
- a CDS encoding DUF2075 domain-containing protein: MDDNLTDQLVPKIKQGYESKGLGIGSESEVQSWENSFQYMHKVLSGSDLPDNAGVAIEFKIPLTSRRIDFLISGYDEDGNANVAIVELKQWDGKSTETVADKDGIVKTFLGGGIRETTHPSYQALSYAELLKDFNVSVQEKPIHLSPAAYLHNFGQQYCETIDNPVYQRYTEQAPLYVRGDAKKLRSFLETQIDVGDNRETLYELSEGELRPSKTLQDSLLAMLEDQDEFTLIDSQKVVFEKAIELAKRSHRDGHKRVLIVEGGPGTGKTVVAINILAELIQNDLVAQYVSKNRAPREVYKEKLRDDKLVKEIDHLFTGAGSYVETEANTLPALVADEAHRLNAESTFFGRGENQIMEIINAAKFSVFFIDESQRVHIDDIGSKDEIRRHARDLGADIEELTLKSQFRCNGSEGYLAWLDDVLEIRETANADGFDLDYDLRMFDDPQTLHEAIARRNEETRLSRVVAGYCWEWDKEGRSDRETYDIKIGDYERSWNLDTSEPWAIAEGSIDEVGCIHTCQGLEFDYVGVIIGEDLKYRDGEIVVDHEARANTDRSLFGIKKMFREQPEKAAAKAEELIKNTYRTLMSRGMKGCYIYCCDDQLQEYLTTRVANVSTGSR; this comes from the coding sequence TTGGACGATAACCTGACTGATCAGTTAGTCCCGAAAATCAAGCAAGGGTACGAATCGAAAGGGCTTGGGATCGGAAGCGAGAGTGAGGTTCAGTCATGGGAGAACTCCTTCCAATACATGCACAAGGTACTGAGTGGAAGCGATCTCCCCGACAATGCGGGCGTAGCAATCGAGTTCAAGATTCCGCTCACGTCTCGTCGCATCGATTTTCTGATTTCAGGGTACGACGAGGACGGAAATGCGAACGTGGCAATCGTTGAGTTGAAGCAATGGGATGGGAAAAGCACGGAGACGGTTGCGGATAAGGATGGGATCGTCAAGACCTTCCTCGGGGGTGGAATCCGTGAGACAACCCACCCGAGCTACCAAGCGCTATCATACGCTGAGTTGCTGAAGGATTTCAATGTCTCTGTTCAAGAGAAGCCGATTCATCTCTCTCCTGCAGCGTATCTCCACAATTTCGGGCAACAGTACTGCGAGACGATCGATAATCCTGTCTACCAACGGTATACGGAGCAAGCACCGCTCTACGTTCGCGGTGATGCGAAGAAACTGCGGTCGTTCCTTGAAACACAGATAGACGTTGGCGACAACCGGGAGACTCTCTACGAGTTAAGCGAAGGAGAACTCAGACCGTCGAAGACGCTCCAAGATTCGCTCTTGGCGATGCTCGAAGACCAAGACGAGTTCACGTTGATTGACTCCCAGAAGGTCGTCTTTGAGAAGGCCATCGAACTGGCGAAGCGGTCTCATCGTGATGGTCACAAACGTGTGTTGATCGTTGAGGGTGGGCCTGGAACTGGCAAGACGGTTGTGGCGATCAATATCTTAGCCGAACTGATTCAAAACGACCTCGTCGCTCAATACGTCTCGAAGAACCGCGCCCCGAGAGAGGTGTACAAGGAAAAGCTTCGAGACGACAAGCTGGTCAAAGAGATCGACCATCTGTTCACAGGAGCTGGGAGTTACGTGGAGACGGAGGCAAACACACTGCCCGCATTGGTCGCTGACGAAGCCCATCGACTGAACGCGGAATCGACGTTCTTCGGTCGTGGTGAGAACCAGATCATGGAGATCATTAACGCCGCGAAATTCAGCGTGTTCTTCATCGATGAAAGTCAGCGCGTTCACATTGACGATATCGGATCGAAAGACGAGATTCGACGGCATGCCCGTGACTTGGGTGCTGACATCGAAGAGTTGACATTGAAATCGCAGTTCCGCTGCAACGGCTCTGAAGGGTACCTCGCCTGGCTTGACGATGTCCTCGAGATCCGGGAAACGGCGAATGCTGACGGGTTCGATCTCGACTACGACCTGCGGATGTTCGATGATCCCCAGACGCTTCACGAGGCGATTGCGCGTCGGAATGAGGAGACTCGATTGTCGCGGGTGGTCGCGGGTTACTGCTGGGAGTGGGACAAGGAGGGACGTTCTGATCGTGAGACGTACGACATCAAGATCGGTGATTACGAGCGAAGCTGGAATCTCGATACAAGCGAACCGTGGGCGATCGCCGAGGGATCGATCGACGAAGTCGGATGTATACATACCTGCCAGGGACTCGAATTCGATTATGTTGGCGTGATCATCGGTGAGGATCTGAAATATCGTGATGGCGAGATTGTCGTCGATCACGAAGCACGCGCGAATACGGACCGTTCGTTGTTCGGGATCAAGAAGATGTTCAGGGAGCAGCCGGAGAAGGCGGCTGCGAAAGCTGAGGAGTTGATCAAGAACACGTATCGAACGCTGATGAGTCGCGGAATGAAGGGCTGTTACATCTACTGCTGTGACGATCAACTCCAAGAGTACCTCACAACACGGGTCGCGAACGTCAGTACCGGATCTCGATAA
- a CDS encoding helix-turn-helix transcriptional regulator: protein MDSPENDQLTFNPPASPIVEAVMQNARNQRYLSKRLDAAGDRADPDHLGDIVRHGPVLEALRAEPLDRREIEDRLDVSRATSHRLTKWLDEQGFVEKVDSRFQLTGRGEAVTDEVLRFEANVSTVHRMGPLLDEICPHHAEFAIEPMIDSTVTIAEPTVPDRPVERFISLVSESETFRGFNATHLAPLMIGEFYQRVFDGTEAELIYTPPVAETLRETYPTRVTEAVDRGQLTIRTREKLPYGLALFDERVGLGGYDDDTGLMQVFVDTDSPMAREWAERVYVSIKADSMLLESQVEQ from the coding sequence ATGGACTCTCCCGAAAACGACCAACTCACATTCAATCCACCGGCGTCGCCGATCGTGGAGGCCGTCATGCAGAATGCGCGGAACCAGCGATATCTCAGCAAGCGCCTTGACGCAGCAGGCGACCGCGCCGACCCAGACCATCTCGGCGACATCGTTCGTCACGGTCCGGTTCTCGAAGCGCTCCGGGCAGAGCCACTGGACCGCCGCGAGATCGAGGACCGTCTCGACGTCTCGCGGGCGACGAGCCACCGTTTAACGAAGTGGCTCGACGAACAGGGGTTCGTCGAGAAGGTCGATAGTCGGTTCCAGTTGACAGGCCGTGGTGAGGCAGTCACCGACGAAGTGCTTCGGTTCGAAGCAAATGTGAGCACCGTCCACCGAATGGGACCGCTGTTGGACGAGATCTGTCCGCATCACGCTGAGTTTGCCATCGAACCGATGATCGATTCGACCGTGACGATCGCGGAACCGACCGTTCCGGATCGACCGGTCGAGCGATTCATCTCGCTCGTCAGCGAGTCAGAGACGTTCCGAGGGTTCAATGCGACGCATCTGGCGCCATTGATGATCGGTGAGTTCTACCAACGAGTATTCGATGGTACCGAGGCCGAACTCATTTACACGCCACCCGTCGCCGAGACACTGCGTGAAACGTATCCGACCCGCGTGACCGAGGCGGTCGATCGCGGACAGTTAACTATTCGAACCCGCGAAAAGCTCCCATACGGACTCGCACTCTTCGATGAACGCGTCGGACTTGGAGGATACGACGATGACACGGGGTTGATGCAGGTGTTCGTCGATACGGACTCACCCATGGCTCGTGAGTGGGCCGAACGCGTCTACGTGTCGATCAAGGCGGATTCTATGCTACTCGAAAGCCAAGTAGAGCAGTAA
- a CDS encoding amidohydrolase family protein, translating into MIDLEETFIFDAVVHAYNLAPSNYRNEQHAQGITEMIYGAVEQASPPGYRVTREGFIRNWSVEETANMLFLESDTDMATFQALPLYAYHDGLTANENAEEAIEKYPERFLTFANIDPLRDGWEEELEEQVDALDPTGLKLYPSHWGEDYHTGWRMDDESVAYPVFEKAKSLGIDMIEVHKSIPFGPVPRDPYHPGDVDEACANFPELDFGLVHGGLAFTEETAWQMARFPNLHINMETLGIQLTANERAFAETLAKIISIGGEAVLDRMYWGSAAMAYHPQPELEALRDFEWPEDVAQRGIAFGDMPEITDEHKRDLLGRNYADLVGLDIEAARNRLADDDFSRQTGDEGLADPFSTTNAAAEVY; encoded by the coding sequence ATGATCGACCTAGAAGAGACGTTCATCTTCGATGCAGTCGTGCATGCGTATAACCTCGCACCATCGAACTACCGGAACGAACAACACGCACAGGGGATCACCGAAATGATCTACGGTGCGGTTGAGCAAGCTTCACCACCGGGCTATCGGGTCACACGTGAAGGCTTCATCCGCAATTGGTCGGTTGAGGAGACGGCCAATATGCTCTTTCTCGAGAGCGATACGGACATGGCGACGTTCCAGGCACTCCCGTTGTACGCCTACCATGACGGGTTAACCGCCAATGAAAACGCGGAGGAGGCCATCGAGAAGTACCCGGAGCGGTTTCTCACGTTTGCCAATATCGATCCTTTACGCGATGGCTGGGAAGAGGAACTCGAGGAGCAAGTTGATGCCCTTGATCCAACTGGACTGAAGCTCTATCCCTCACACTGGGGCGAGGATTATCATACGGGATGGCGCATGGATGACGAGTCGGTCGCGTATCCCGTGTTTGAGAAGGCAAAATCGCTCGGAATCGATATGATCGAGGTCCACAAATCAATCCCCTTCGGACCGGTCCCTCGGGATCCGTACCACCCTGGCGACGTTGACGAAGCCTGTGCGAACTTCCCTGAACTCGATTTTGGACTGGTCCATGGCGGACTCGCCTTTACCGAGGAGACTGCCTGGCAGATGGCCAGGTTCCCCAATCTCCACATTAACATGGAGACACTTGGCATCCAGCTAACCGCAAACGAACGAGCGTTCGCCGAGACCCTGGCGAAGATCATCTCGATTGGGGGCGAGGCTGTCCTCGATCGTATGTACTGGGGATCGGCGGCGATGGCCTACCACCCGCAGCCAGAGCTAGAGGCGCTTCGTGATTTCGAGTGGCCGGAGGACGTCGCTCAACGTGGGATTGCTTTCGGCGATATGCCTGAGATCACCGACGAACACAAACGAGATCTCCTCGGACGTAACTACGCTGATCTCGTTGGACTGGACATCGAGGCTGCCCGTAACCGATTAGCAGATGACGACTTCAGTCGACAGACTGGAGACGAAGGACTTGCGGATCCGTTTTCAACAACGAATGCCGCCGCAGAGGTGTACTAA
- a CDS encoding SDR family NAD(P)-dependent oxidoreductase — MELINDTAIVTGGAQGIGRGITEELLSQDTSVAIADIDEEKAQKTATELNSEFEAEAVAIHCDVTEAESVESMVERTVDHFSEVGVLVNNAGAAQIARTWEMPEEEWRRTIDVCLNGPFLCTKAVLSHMLDEEIEGSIVNISSLNYTAATDGLSHYSAAKAGVSQFTKAVAAEAGRYNIRINAVAPGSTRTPLTENNGLLEGKIGEEFLNRTPLGRIGEPEDIAKVVAFLLSDYGQWVTGETICVDGGQHIRGLHSYWDVLDEMGAFDE; from the coding sequence ATGGAGTTAATCAATGATACCGCGATCGTTACTGGAGGCGCACAGGGGATTGGTCGAGGAATCACTGAAGAGCTACTGAGCCAAGATACCTCCGTCGCTATTGCTGACATCGATGAAGAGAAGGCACAGAAAACGGCCACAGAGCTCAATAGTGAATTCGAAGCTGAAGCCGTCGCAATCCACTGTGATGTGACTGAGGCAGAAAGCGTCGAATCAATGGTCGAACGTACTGTAGATCACTTCAGCGAGGTTGGGGTTCTCGTAAACAACGCAGGAGCAGCTCAGATCGCCCGAACATGGGAAATGCCTGAAGAAGAATGGCGACGAACGATCGACGTCTGCCTGAACGGCCCTTTTCTATGTACGAAGGCGGTTCTCAGTCACATGCTTGACGAAGAAATTGAGGGCAGTATCGTCAATATCAGCTCGCTTAACTATACAGCCGCAACTGACGGCCTTTCTCACTACTCCGCGGCGAAAGCGGGAGTTAGTCAGTTCACAAAAGCCGTCGCAGCCGAAGCTGGGCGATATAATATCCGCATCAACGCCGTAGCACCTGGATCTACGCGAACACCACTGACCGAGAACAATGGACTCTTAGAGGGGAAGATCGGCGAGGAGTTCCTGAATCGAACACCATTAGGCCGGATTGGCGAACCAGAAGACATCGCGAAGGTCGTCGCATTCCTCCTCTCGGACTATGGACAGTGGGTCACTGGAGAGACAATCTGCGTCGATGGAGGACAACATATTCGTGGTCTCCACAGCTACTGGGACGTTCTGGATGAGATGGGTGCATTCGACGAATAG
- a CDS encoding metal-sulfur cluster assembly factor has protein sequence MGTDPSPLTVREQLDQIVDPCSEARGTDISIVEMGLLKSIEIDGETVHIELRITSPSCMMVGYFIEQIEDRVGNLPGVERVSLETDAGLSWREEMMSEKAKERRRQHQQALSERYHQEQGITPAEPVSLAED, from the coding sequence ATGGGAACCGATCCATCACCGCTCACGGTTCGCGAGCAACTTGATCAGATCGTCGATCCCTGTAGCGAGGCGCGTGGTACCGATATCAGTATCGTCGAGATGGGGCTGCTCAAGTCGATTGAGATCGACGGGGAGACAGTCCACATTGAATTACGCATCACCTCCCCATCGTGTATGATGGTTGGGTATTTCATCGAGCAAATCGAGGATCGTGTCGGGAACCTCCCGGGAGTGGAGAGGGTGAGTTTAGAGACTGACGCAGGACTCTCGTGGCGCGAGGAGATGATGAGTGAGAAAGCAAAGGAGCGCCGCCGTCAACATCAACAAGCATTGTCTGAAAGATATCATCAAGAGCAGGGTATAACGCCAGCAGAACCGGTATCGCTTGCAGAGGATTAG
- a CDS encoding methyltransferase domain-containing protein: MGDTLEYTAEEAQQEESIFKTPAAIARRRLVREQLDFQLNENVPSIGCGPGFEPVEIADVIGPNGHVSAIDQNEAMLTLAERRCSDTSNITRTRAEAVALPFDFPLRNLCYRTSLRTSGKVSVCRLTSSMWLCESSVRAETGDSIIRPKTSLSGW, translated from the coding sequence ATGGGTGATACACTTGAATATACTGCAGAGGAAGCTCAACAGGAAGAATCCATATTCAAGACCCCAGCAGCGATAGCACGTCGCCGGCTCGTTCGAGAGCAACTCGATTTCCAACTGAACGAAAATGTGCCCTCAATCGGCTGTGGGCCAGGCTTTGAGCCGGTTGAAATTGCGGACGTTATCGGTCCAAATGGACACGTATCTGCTATTGATCAGAACGAAGCGATGCTCACATTGGCAGAGCGACGATGCTCCGATACGTCGAATATAACGCGGACAAGAGCGGAGGCTGTTGCCCTTCCGTTCGATTTTCCTCTTCGTAATTTGTGCTACCGTACTTCTTTAAGAACGTCTGGGAAAGTTAGCGTATGCCGTTTGACGAGCTCAATGTGGCTGTGCGAGAGTTCTGTGAGAGCAGAGACTGGGGACAGTATCATACGCCCAAAGACCTCGCTATCGGGCTGGTAA
- a CDS encoding trans-sulfuration enzyme family protein: protein MTRHNDKANENRFSTIAVGTAETEARPHHGGTNDVVAPIHLSSTFEWAGGDDANEHEYSRESNPTRAALEEQLARLEGGEHGLAFSSGMAAISTTMLSLVPPGGHLVSSDSIYGGTEKLLTKLVAGHLGVDVEFVDAREPENIASAVDSDTDLIWAETPTNPLMRLSDIRSIADIANDHGIPFGVDNTFASPYFQAPLELGADIVVHSTTKYLNGHSDSIGGAVITDDDAVFENLAFAQRIGLGNMLSPFDCYLVARGIKTLPARMKHHQENAMAVARLLEGHDRVTHVHYPGLESHPQHDLAGEQMSGYSGMLSFEFDGSLTELEAFLNGLTIFTPGTSLGGVESLVEVPSLMRPDQGSHESATTDIPETLVRLSVGIEDVDDLCEDLRSALP, encoded by the coding sequence ATGACACGACACAATGACAAAGCCAACGAGAACCGATTCTCGACCATCGCCGTCGGCACAGCTGAGACCGAGGCACGCCCCCACCACGGTGGCACGAATGACGTCGTCGCGCCCATCCACCTCTCAAGCACCTTCGAGTGGGCCGGCGGGGACGATGCCAACGAACACGAATACTCGCGTGAGAGCAATCCGACACGGGCAGCCCTCGAAGAGCAGTTAGCCCGCCTCGAAGGCGGCGAGCACGGACTGGCGTTTTCCTCGGGGATGGCCGCTATCTCGACGACGATGTTATCGCTGGTCCCGCCGGGAGGCCACCTCGTTTCGTCGGACTCCATCTATGGCGGAACTGAGAAACTTCTCACGAAGCTGGTCGCCGGTCACCTCGGCGTCGATGTCGAGTTCGTCGACGCTCGCGAGCCCGAAAACATCGCCTCAGCAGTCGATTCGGACACCGACTTGATCTGGGCGGAGACACCGACGAACCCGCTGATGCGGCTGTCTGATATCCGCTCGATAGCCGACATCGCCAACGACCATGGCATTCCGTTCGGGGTCGACAACACCTTCGCGAGCCCGTATTTCCAAGCGCCACTGGAACTGGGCGCCGATATCGTCGTCCACAGTACCACCAAGTACCTCAACGGCCACTCCGATTCGATCGGTGGGGCCGTCATCACCGACGACGATGCGGTCTTCGAGAACCTAGCGTTTGCCCAGCGGATCGGGCTTGGAAACATGCTCTCGCCGTTCGACTGCTATCTCGTCGCGCGCGGTATCAAGACGCTGCCGGCACGGATGAAACACCACCAGGAGAACGCGATGGCGGTTGCTCGCCTTCTCGAGGGCCACGACCGGGTCACCCACGTTCATTATCCGGGCCTCGAGAGTCACCCACAGCACGACCTCGCGGGCGAACAGATGTCGGGGTACAGCGGAATGCTGTCCTTCGAGTTCGACGGCTCGCTCACCGAACTCGAGGCATTCCTCAACGGGCTCACGATATTTACCCCAGGGACCAGTCTGGGTGGCGTTGAGAGTCTCGTCGAGGTGCCGTCGCTAATGCGTCCTGACCAGGGCAGTCACGAATCGGCCACCACGGACATTCCCGAGACCTTGGTCCGGCTGTCGGTCGGCATCGAAGACGTCGACGATCTCTGTGAGGACCTCCGATCAGCGCTCCCATAG
- a CDS encoding PIN domain-containing protein, with protein sequence MYAEVDFLLALIKDDDWLGEAAEVVYQKHRDDLWTSQFTLIELLLVAYREDRDTERVIANAAALLDVRGDVDTVVAAATYVEDHGFTPFDALHLVESAGDTIVSSDRAYEGFALRRDLRDGREE encoded by the coding sequence ATGTACGCTGAAGTGGATTTTCTCCTCGCACTCATCAAAGACGACGATTGGCTTGGTGAGGCCGCTGAGGTGGTTTATCAGAAGCATCGAGACGATCTGTGGACCTCACAGTTCACGCTCATCGAACTACTCTTGGTCGCGTATCGCGAAGATCGGGATACTGAGCGAGTCATCGCGAACGCTGCAGCTCTCCTTGACGTACGTGGTGACGTGGACACCGTCGTCGCGGCAGCAACGTACGTTGAGGACCATGGATTCACACCCTTTGATGCGCTGCATCTCGTGGAGTCTGCAGGCGACACTATTGTTTCCAGTGACCGCGCCTATGAGGGGTTCGCACTGCGACGTGATCTTAGAGATGGCAGAGAAGAATGA
- a CDS encoding nucleotide pyrophosphohydrolase has product MPFDELNVAVREFCESRDWGQYHTPKDLAIGLVTESSELLELFRFKDRTEQSELLAESGKREEVEDELADILFFLLRYADLYDIDLEAALERKLEKNGERYPENEYKGSNEKYDE; this is encoded by the coding sequence ATGCCGTTTGACGAGCTCAATGTGGCTGTGCGAGAGTTCTGTGAGAGCAGAGACTGGGGACAGTATCATACGCCCAAAGACCTCGCTATCGGGCTGGTAACGGAATCTAGTGAACTCTTGGAACTGTTCCGGTTCAAAGATCGGACTGAGCAATCGGAACTCCTTGCAGAGTCTGGAAAGCGCGAAGAAGTTGAGGACGAACTCGCAGATATCTTGTTCTTTCTGCTGCGTTACGCTGATCTGTACGATATCGATCTGGAGGCAGCTTTAGAGCGGAAACTTGAGAAGAACGGAGAGCGGTATCCGGAGAACGAATATAAAGGAAGCAATGAAAAGTACGATGAATAA
- a CDS encoding 2,3-butanediol dehydrogenase codes for MRAATYHGQEEIRIEETETRTVGPTEVRIAIDSCGICGSDLHEYAAGPIFIPAEEPHPVSNESAPITMGHEFSGTITEIGESVTDLEEGNQVAVNPILYCGECRQCVEGNYHLCDVGGFIGLSGGGGGFAESIVVDAEKAVPLADGVSLEAGALVEPLAVGLHAVRRSGLQAGDTVAVFGSGPIGLSVIQCAKAAGAGRLFVSEPRAARRSRADACGADDVIDPTDTNAVDHINSETGGGADIAFEVAGIETTFNDAIGSTRPSGTVTIVSIWEEDVRTHPNELVLGERTLTGTLAYLGGPRSGEEYGMVIDMLADGRLDPEPLITDRIQLEGIVENGFERLLNADSDQVKIMVQP; via the coding sequence ATGCGTGCTGCAACGTATCACGGGCAAGAAGAGATTCGAATCGAAGAAACCGAAACAAGGACCGTTGGACCTACAGAGGTCCGAATTGCGATCGATTCGTGCGGTATCTGTGGCTCCGACCTGCATGAGTACGCGGCGGGTCCTATTTTCATTCCAGCCGAAGAACCACATCCAGTGTCAAACGAATCCGCCCCTATCACGATGGGACACGAGTTTAGTGGTACTATTACCGAAATCGGTGAGTCAGTAACTGATCTTGAGGAAGGCAACCAAGTCGCTGTTAATCCGATCCTCTACTGTGGAGAGTGTCGCCAGTGCGTAGAGGGGAACTACCATCTTTGTGATGTGGGTGGGTTCATCGGTCTTTCTGGCGGTGGAGGTGGCTTCGCCGAAAGCATCGTCGTTGACGCCGAGAAAGCCGTGCCGCTCGCGGACGGCGTATCACTTGAAGCGGGTGCATTGGTCGAACCACTGGCTGTTGGCCTTCACGCTGTCCGCCGGTCTGGACTCCAAGCTGGCGACACAGTTGCAGTGTTCGGAAGCGGCCCCATCGGATTGTCGGTCATCCAGTGTGCGAAGGCAGCCGGCGCTGGACGGCTCTTCGTCTCTGAACCTCGCGCCGCCCGACGGTCGCGTGCAGACGCATGTGGCGCTGATGACGTGATCGATCCGACGGACACGAACGCAGTGGATCACATCAACTCCGAGACCGGCGGTGGGGCCGACATCGCATTCGAGGTTGCAGGGATCGAAACCACGTTCAATGACGCGATTGGAAGTACCCGACCGAGTGGAACCGTTACGATCGTCAGCATTTGGGAGGAAGATGTGAGGACACATCCGAACGAGCTTGTACTCGGTGAGCGGACCCTGACTGGAACGCTTGCGTATCTCGGTGGTCCACGCTCAGGCGAAGAGTACGGAATGGTGATCGACATGCTCGCGGACGGCCGACTCGATCCCGAACCCCTGATCACCGATCGTATCCAGCTCGAGGGCATCGTTGAGAACGGGTTCGAACGCCTCTTAAACGCTGATAGTGACCAAGTGAAGATTATGGTTCAGCCCTAG
- a CDS encoding alpha/beta hydrolase fold domain-containing protein: MGYIVKMPKLGLEMEQGTLLEWYVEEGETVEEGQTIAEVESEKSIGEIDAREDGVLRFIDLKEGATVPPGTPLAIVADAEEDITDLKAEFENEEATATTETETAGDETSGEPATSADGQADIEETESRTESSDVKASPRAKRRADELGVDITTIDGTGPQNAITVDDVEAAVDTTTTTADDTAAAELHPQVEDLLHELSEAGVPPLYRLPIEDARETYRELAVPEGKPEPVSRVIETEIDGPNGSIPIRIYVPTNGTDDTTDSQPTLAFFHGGGWIAGDLATYDLTCRVLANAADCIVASVAYRRAPENPFPAGLEDCYAATKWLAESPDLDEIAIDPNRLAIGGDSSGGTLAAGVALMARDRGGPPLTHQLLIYPATNHQFDTESYAENAKGYFITRNDMKRFWNDYLETPSDGRHPYASPLRTTTLADLPPATVLTAGFDPLRDEGQAYADRLEAAGVPVTRFEYEDMIHGFLMMLDDPNWDRAREAIDDLAGELRAAFNQ, from the coding sequence ATGGGATATATCGTCAAGATGCCAAAGCTAGGCTTGGAGATGGAACAGGGGACGTTACTCGAGTGGTACGTTGAAGAGGGCGAGACCGTCGAAGAGGGACAGACGATTGCAGAGGTGGAATCGGAGAAGAGCATCGGCGAAATCGACGCCCGCGAGGACGGCGTTCTACGGTTCATTGACCTTAAAGAAGGGGCGACCGTTCCACCGGGAACCCCGCTTGCCATCGTTGCGGACGCCGAGGAGGATATCACCGATCTGAAAGCCGAGTTCGAGAACGAAGAGGCCACAGCGACAACCGAGACTGAAACGGCTGGTGATGAGACGAGTGGCGAACCAGCTACATCAGCGGACGGACAAGCCGACATAGAGGAAACCGAATCGAGAACGGAATCGTCGGACGTGAAAGCCTCACCGAGAGCAAAGCGTCGCGCCGACGAACTCGGTGTAGATATTACGACTATCGACGGGACCGGTCCTCAAAACGCGATTACTGTGGATGATGTCGAGGCTGCTGTCGACACCACAACCACAACAGCTGATGATACCGCAGCAGCGGAACTTCACCCACAAGTAGAAGACCTGTTGCATGAGCTCTCTGAGGCCGGTGTGCCACCATTGTATCGATTGCCGATCGAAGATGCGCGCGAGACCTACCGCGAGCTCGCGGTTCCGGAAGGGAAGCCAGAACCGGTTAGCCGGGTGATCGAGACGGAGATCGACGGACCGAACGGATCGATACCGATCCGTATCTACGTCCCCACCAACGGAACGGACGACACTACCGATTCGCAGCCAACGCTTGCCTTCTTCCATGGCGGTGGCTGGATAGCGGGTGATCTAGCGACGTACGACCTCACGTGTCGCGTACTGGCGAACGCTGCCGATTGTATCGTTGCTTCAGTCGCGTATCGTCGTGCTCCGGAAAACCCGTTCCCAGCGGGCCTCGAAGACTGCTATGCGGCGACCAAGTGGCTCGCCGAAAGTCCGGATCTCGATGAGATAGCGATCGATCCCAACCGACTCGCTATTGGTGGTGATTCATCGGGTGGAACGCTTGCAGCGGGGGTTGCGCTTATGGCGCGTGATCGAGGAGGGCCTCCTCTCACTCATCAACTCTTGATCTACCCAGCGACGAACCATCAGTTCGACACGGAGTCATACGCCGAGAACGCAAAGGGCTATTTCATCACGCGCAATGACATGAAGCGCTTCTGGAACGACTACCTCGAAACACCGAGCGATGGTCGTCATCCGTATGCCTCACCACTACGGACAACCACCCTCGCTGATCTTCCGCCAGCGACCGTACTTACAGCGGGATTCGACCCACTTCGTGATGAAGGTCAGGCGTATGCGGACCGACTCGAAGCGGCTGGCGTTCCCGTGACACGATTTGAATACGAGGATATGATTCATGGCTTCCTTATGATGCTCGACGACCCCAATTGGGACCGTGCTCGCGAGGCTATTGATGATCTGGCTGGTGAACTTCGGGCTGCGTTCAACCAATAA